A single region of the Pseudorhodoplanes sp. genome encodes:
- a CDS encoding methyl-accepting chemotaxis protein — protein sequence MIEGQRHLGFTDDEGLRRKIREAGNAVERIISEKMPWLGEADARKLMVSLLIMRRYEAEQRLRISGFAHTMFFEEYKNFIQTFAGIDGTPAMRSELENQVKSYTETFAEWAASSDKVWPYLTLIDLDTKQMMPAADDIILSATNGASRASAELISSQKHTRLTMISVGVAAVLIGLAFSWLIGRSITGPLAVLAGAMKRLAAGDTSAKIPATRARDEIGDMARTVIVFRDTMIERERLTAAQVEQSRAREQRAETISATITEFERSVDEVLAKVRNAAERLEISAGNLNNAADSVSGEAQHAENRVRAASSNVTAAASSVEELAASIGEISSQAHKSTEVASRAVEEARRTTTTMGELANAATRIGEVISLIQAIAGQTNLLALNATIEAARAGEAGRGFAVVASEVKSLAGQTARATEDIAGQIGSIQSAAADAAQAINQVNAIIEEMSAIASSVAVTVEEQNSAVSTIAEGVNSASGEARTGAEAMSRVASAVVDARGTASDVKALADALAIEAEGLERQVRHFLTQVQAA from the coding sequence GTGATCGAAGGTCAGCGCCATCTGGGATTCACAGACGACGAAGGCCTGCGGCGCAAGATTCGCGAAGCCGGCAACGCCGTCGAGCGCATCATCAGCGAGAAGATGCCTTGGCTCGGCGAGGCCGACGCCCGCAAACTGATGGTCTCGCTCTTGATCATGCGGCGTTATGAGGCCGAACAGAGGCTGCGCATCAGCGGTTTCGCGCACACCATGTTCTTCGAGGAGTACAAGAATTTCATCCAGACATTTGCCGGCATTGATGGCACACCGGCGATGCGCTCGGAGCTCGAAAACCAGGTCAAGAGCTACACCGAAACCTTTGCCGAGTGGGCGGCGAGCTCCGACAAGGTCTGGCCCTATCTCACGTTGATCGATCTCGACACCAAGCAGATGATGCCGGCGGCGGATGACATCATTCTTTCCGCGACTAACGGAGCGAGCCGGGCGTCCGCCGAACTGATATCTTCGCAGAAGCACACCCGGCTGACCATGATTTCCGTCGGCGTGGCTGCCGTGCTGATCGGCCTTGCCTTTAGTTGGCTTATCGGCCGCAGCATAACCGGACCTCTTGCGGTCCTTGCCGGCGCGATGAAGCGGCTGGCCGCCGGAGATACATCGGCGAAAATTCCCGCAACCCGCGCGCGTGACGAAATCGGCGACATGGCGCGAACCGTGATCGTGTTCCGGGATACCATGATCGAACGCGAGCGTCTGACGGCCGCCCAAGTCGAGCAAAGCCGCGCGCGTGAACAGCGCGCCGAAACAATATCTGCGACCATTACAGAATTCGAACGCTCAGTCGACGAAGTGCTGGCCAAGGTCCGCAATGCAGCGGAGCGGCTTGAGATCTCCGCCGGCAACCTGAACAACGCCGCAGATTCGGTCTCCGGCGAAGCGCAGCACGCTGAAAATCGGGTACGTGCCGCCTCCAGCAACGTGACCGCAGCGGCAAGTTCAGTCGAAGAACTGGCTGCCTCGATCGGCGAGATTTCCAGCCAGGCACATAAATCGACCGAAGTGGCGAGTCGGGCGGTCGAGGAAGCGCGCCGCACCACGACAACCATGGGCGAACTCGCCAATGCTGCAACCCGCATCGGCGAAGTCATCAGCCTCATTCAAGCCATCGCCGGACAAACCAACCTCCTGGCGCTCAACGCCACGATCGAGGCCGCGCGCGCCGGGGAGGCGGGACGCGGATTTGCCGTTGTCGCCTCGGAGGTGAAATCGCTGGCCGGCCAAACTGCGCGCGCGACAGAGGACATTGCCGGCCAGATCGGTTCGATCCAATCCGCCGCCGCTGATGCCGCGCAGGCGATCAATCAGGTTAATGCCATCATCGAGGAGATGTCGGCGATTGCCTCAAGTGTCGCCGTCACCGTCGAGGAGCAGAATTCCGCCGTCTCCACTATCGCGGAGGGCGTGAACAGCGCGTCCGGCGAAGCTCGCACCGGCGCCGAGGCGATGAGCCGCGTCGCAAGCGCCGTGGTTGATGCACGCGGCACCGCCTCCGACGTGAAAGCGCTGGCCGATGCATTGGCGATCGAGGCGGAGGGACTGGAGCGTCAGGTGCGGCATTTCCTGACGCAAGTGCAGGCGGCATAG
- a CDS encoding acyl-CoA dehydrogenase family protein: MPLASTRNDTSDQFALQARAAVSVAEALLADATISVRKRVMSEGGPAGQVFDREQRATHGLAWLATYVEALRQLASYAERMQAAGQFGEVEDLIITIGFGEYLAQIVGGIPMSQGEIVRLSDLGLSASDVAARLTPDVEALIAGGNNAERRARLVALLRDHHGATFGQSGLDETLESIREEMRKFALSEVIPHAQEWHLNNRYIPLDVISHMSELGVFGLTISENYGGLSLGKESMCVVSEELSRGYIGVGSLGTRSEIAAELILGSGTEDQKRKWLPKIASGEILPTAVFTEPNTGSDLASLKTRAVREGNVYKVYGNKTWITHPVRADLMTLLVRTDPKEAGYRGLSMLLAEKPRGTDENPFPAPGMSGTEIEVLGYRGMKEYEIAFDGFEVKAENLLGGIEGAGFKQLMQTFESARIQTAARAVGVAQAAMDQALAYAQQRSQFARPIIEFPRVADKLAMMAVEVTIARQLTYFAAREKDSGRRCDLEAGMAKLLAARVAWAAADNAVQIHGGNGFALEFPASRILCDARILNIFEGAAEIQAQVIARRLLDGTN; encoded by the coding sequence ATGCCGCTCGCATCCACCCGCAATGACACCAGTGATCAATTCGCTTTGCAGGCGAGAGCGGCCGTGAGCGTAGCCGAGGCCTTGCTTGCCGACGCCACCATCAGCGTGCGCAAGCGCGTCATGAGCGAAGGCGGGCCGGCCGGCCAGGTTTTCGATCGCGAGCAGCGCGCCACGCATGGCCTGGCCTGGCTCGCGACCTATGTCGAAGCCTTGCGCCAACTCGCCTCCTATGCCGAGCGCATGCAGGCGGCCGGACAATTTGGCGAGGTTGAGGATCTCATCATCACTATCGGCTTCGGCGAATATCTGGCGCAGATCGTCGGCGGCATTCCGATGAGCCAGGGGGAGATCGTGCGGCTGTCCGATCTCGGATTGTCGGCCTCAGATGTCGCCGCACGACTGACACCGGATGTCGAAGCCCTCATTGCCGGCGGCAACAATGCCGAGCGGCGCGCGCGGCTGGTCGCACTTCTGCGCGATCATCATGGGGCCACGTTCGGCCAGAGCGGTCTCGATGAAACATTGGAATCGATCCGCGAGGAAATGCGGAAATTTGCGCTGAGCGAAGTGATCCCGCACGCGCAAGAGTGGCATCTGAACAATCGCTACATCCCGCTCGACGTCATTTCGCACATGTCCGAGCTCGGCGTGTTCGGCCTGACCATTTCCGAAAACTACGGCGGCCTCAGTCTTGGCAAGGAATCGATGTGCGTCGTCTCCGAGGAATTGTCGCGCGGCTATATTGGCGTCGGCTCGCTCGGCACTCGCTCGGAAATCGCAGCCGAACTCATTCTCGGCAGCGGCACCGAAGACCAGAAGCGCAAGTGGCTGCCGAAGATCGCGTCCGGCGAAATTCTCCCGACCGCCGTCTTCACCGAGCCCAATACCGGTTCCGACCTCGCGTCGCTGAAGACGCGTGCCGTGCGCGAGGGCAATGTCTACAAGGTCTATGGCAACAAGACCTGGATCACCCATCCGGTGCGCGCCGACCTGATGACGCTGCTGGTGCGCACGGACCCGAAGGAGGCCGGCTATCGCGGTCTGTCGATGTTGCTGGCGGAGAAGCCGCGTGGCACCGACGAGAATCCGTTCCCGGCGCCCGGCATGTCCGGCACCGAGATCGAAGTGCTCGGCTATCGCGGCATGAAGGAATACGAGATCGCCTTTGACGGCTTCGAGGTGAAGGCGGAAAACCTGCTCGGCGGCATCGAGGGCGCGGGCTTCAAGCAGTTGATGCAGACATTCGAATCCGCGCGCATCCAGACCGCGGCGCGGGCGGTCGGAGTCGCGCAGGCGGCAATGGACCAGGCGCTCGCTTACGCACAGCAGCGGTCGCAATTCGCCCGCCCGATCATCGAATTCCCGCGCGTCGCCGACAAGCTCGCGATGATGGCGGTGGAGGTCACCATTGCGCGCCAGCTCACCTATTTTGCCGCGCGCGAAAAGGATTCCGGCCGGCGTTGTGACCTTGAGGCCGGGATGGCGAAGCTCTTGGCGGCGCGGGTCGCCTGGGCGGCCGCCGACAATGCCGTGCAAATTCATGGCGGCAACGGCTTCGCGCTGGAATTCCCCGCCTCGCGGATTTTGTGCGACGCGCGCATCCTGAACATCTTTGAGGGCGCGGCCGAAATCCAGGCGCAGGTCATCGCCCGCCGGCTTCTCGACGGAACAAATTGA